The Persicobacter psychrovividus genome window below encodes:
- a CDS encoding Gfo/Idh/MocA family oxidoreductase produces the protein MEDRRSFLKKAGIVGSAFVLGLNPLMSTGKNSMVKIAIVGTGSRGKFLLNFLLSIQKENPFEITALCDNYTPNLTSGLKQCTEQGVDPATYSDFRKMIAEHELDGVVITTPLHTHAEIAVYAMKAGIHVMCEKAMARTLEDTKQMLDVQQATGKILLIGHQRTFNPKYIQAMAQIHAGKLGTIGQIKAYWHRNNDWRRKVPEGKPELEKQINWRLYREFSAGLFTELMTHQLQVANWALQASPVSVRASGSIRFWKDGREVEDNIAVIFSYADGTQFIYDSMTSNSLIGVEEQIMGSKGMMELESNRVFWEASEKKEHPSAIAQLSAQIKKGKAEPVMAGGSSWKLEEAAVKADLPILENASDDDGSALLMAGFIKFLQGEKFPLWLTYSAYEASAWTLLAEEAMLSGKTLSMPEKYQL, from the coding sequence ATGGAAGACAGAAGATCATTTTTGAAAAAAGCGGGTATTGTTGGATCAGCATTCGTTTTGGGGCTAAACCCTCTCATGAGTACTGGGAAGAATTCAATGGTGAAAATTGCCATCGTAGGTACGGGTAGCAGGGGTAAATTCTTGCTTAATTTCCTGCTGTCCATACAAAAAGAAAATCCATTCGAAATCACAGCCCTCTGCGACAATTATACTCCTAATTTGACATCAGGACTCAAGCAATGTACCGAGCAGGGTGTTGATCCGGCCACTTATTCGGATTTCCGCAAAATGATTGCCGAGCATGAGCTTGATGGGGTGGTGATCACCACTCCTTTGCACACTCATGCCGAAATAGCTGTTTACGCCATGAAAGCCGGGATTCATGTAATGTGTGAAAAAGCGATGGCCCGAACGCTTGAGGATACCAAACAGATGTTGGACGTACAGCAGGCGACCGGAAAAATTCTGCTCATCGGACATCAGCGTACCTTCAATCCTAAATATATACAGGCGATGGCGCAGATCCATGCGGGGAAATTAGGAACCATCGGACAGATAAAAGCCTATTGGCATAGGAATAATGATTGGCGACGGAAGGTGCCTGAAGGAAAGCCAGAGCTTGAAAAGCAGATTAACTGGCGACTGTACAGGGAGTTTTCTGCGGGACTTTTTACTGAGCTGATGACACATCAATTGCAGGTGGCAAATTGGGCTTTGCAGGCTTCACCGGTATCGGTTCGGGCTTCGGGAAGCATCCGTTTTTGGAAGGATGGCCGAGAGGTAGAAGACAATATTGCGGTTATCTTTTCCTATGCCGACGGCACACAATTTATTTATGATTCCATGACAAGCAATAGCCTGATCGGAGTGGAAGAACAGATTATGGGCAGTAAAGGAATGATGGAGTTGGAGTCCAATCGGGTTTTCTGGGAAGCTTCCGAAAAAAAGGAACACCCAAGTGCCATTGCTCAGCTTTCAGCTCAAATCAAAAAAGGGAAAGCCGAACCGGTGATGGCGGGCGGAAGTTCTTGGAAGCTTGAAGAAGCGGCAGTTAAGGCGGACTTGCCAATCCTCGAAAATGCGTCAGACGACGATGGCTCTGCTTTATTAATGGCAGGTTTCATCAAGTTCCTGCAAGGTGAAAAATTCCCGCTATGGCTTACCTATTCCGCTTATGAGGCGAGTGCGTGGACCCTGCTTGCAGAAGAAGCAATGCTGAGTGGGAAGACGCTGAGCATGCCGGAAAAATATCAACTGTAA
- a CDS encoding GH92 family glycosyl hydrolase: MYLFKNYPYRFFPLCFLLILSTSIKAEGRQNPLDLVNPLMGTQSDFQLSNGNTYPAVATPWGMNFWTPQTGKNGDGWAYNYTSKTIRGIKQTHQPSPWINDYGAFSLMPVSGKMIFNEEERASWFSHKAEIVRPDYYSVYLADHDVRVELTPTERGAQFRMKYPEGADNYLVIDAYQGGSYIKYLPQKKQLIGYAKNNHGGVPDNFKNYFVIQLNEEVEYVKTWKNDKITPHDELEGDHVGAVIKFKNKGGHKRVQVASSFISYEQAYLNLEREIGEDTFEQTRQKAQNKWEKELGRIQVEGGTLEEQKTFYSTLYRLLLFPRKFYELNEQQEVVHYSPYNGKVLPGYMFTDNGFWDTFRAVFPFFTIMYPEMDAQIMEGLANAYKESGWLPEWASPGHRNCMIGSNSASLITDAYVKGIRVDAIETLFEAVVKNTTGHGPVKSVGRYGADYYNELGYVPYDVGVKENTARTLEYAYADYCISVLADSLGKSKKVKQLFQSRAQHYRYVFDPETKWMRGRNKDGNFQSPFNPLKWGDAFTEGNSLHYTWSVFHDINGLIDLMGGEKAFIKKLDEVFDMPPHYDASYYGFPIHEIREMQIADMGNYAHGNQPIQHMLYLYNYASKPWETQQKVRQVMKKLYQPTPDGYCGDEDNGQTSAWYVFSAMGFYPVCPGTTQYVVGSPLFDKVTLYLENGNTFEIEAKNNAENHPFIQQARLNGKTYEHHFIEHADIQNGGKLEFLMSDQPNYQRGLKPEDKPFSVSGPKNEHL; encoded by the coding sequence ATGTATTTATTCAAAAATTATCCATACCGGTTCTTTCCTCTTTGCTTCTTGCTTATTTTATCAACATCGATAAAGGCGGAGGGAAGGCAAAATCCGCTTGATCTTGTAAATCCACTGATGGGCACACAATCCGATTTTCAACTGTCAAATGGAAATACCTATCCGGCTGTCGCCACTCCTTGGGGCATGAATTTTTGGACACCTCAGACCGGTAAAAATGGGGATGGTTGGGCCTATAATTATACTTCAAAAACGATTCGAGGCATCAAACAAACGCATCAGCCGAGCCCTTGGATCAACGATTACGGCGCTTTTTCCTTGATGCCGGTCAGTGGAAAAATGATCTTCAATGAAGAGGAGCGAGCATCTTGGTTTTCGCATAAAGCGGAGATTGTCCGTCCGGATTATTACAGTGTTTATTTAGCGGATCATGATGTGCGGGTAGAACTTACCCCTACGGAAAGAGGCGCTCAGTTTCGGATGAAATACCCGGAGGGGGCCGATAATTATTTAGTTATCGATGCATATCAGGGAGGATCTTATATCAAGTATTTACCCCAAAAAAAGCAGTTGATAGGCTATGCTAAAAATAACCATGGCGGAGTACCTGATAATTTTAAGAACTACTTTGTTATTCAGCTGAATGAAGAGGTAGAATATGTAAAAACTTGGAAAAATGATAAAATAACTCCTCATGATGAGCTTGAAGGAGATCACGTTGGGGCAGTCATAAAATTCAAAAACAAAGGTGGGCATAAGCGAGTGCAAGTGGCTTCGTCCTTCATTAGCTACGAGCAGGCTTACCTGAATTTGGAACGGGAAATTGGAGAAGATACTTTCGAACAGACCCGTCAGAAGGCGCAAAATAAATGGGAAAAGGAACTTGGAAGAATTCAGGTTGAAGGAGGAACTTTGGAGGAGCAAAAAACATTTTACTCTACTTTATACCGTTTACTTTTATTCCCAAGAAAATTTTATGAGCTCAACGAACAGCAAGAGGTAGTACATTACAGCCCGTACAACGGGAAGGTGTTGCCGGGATACATGTTTACTGACAATGGCTTTTGGGATACTTTCAGGGCTGTTTTTCCATTTTTCACGATCATGTATCCCGAAATGGATGCACAAATCATGGAAGGCCTCGCCAATGCATATAAAGAAAGTGGGTGGTTGCCTGAGTGGGCAAGTCCGGGTCATCGTAATTGCATGATTGGGTCTAATTCCGCTTCCTTAATCACCGATGCCTATGTCAAAGGGATTCGTGTTGATGCTATTGAAACCTTATTTGAGGCAGTTGTGAAAAACACCACAGGGCATGGACCTGTCAAATCGGTTGGGCGTTATGGTGCCGATTATTATAATGAGTTAGGTTATGTTCCTTATGATGTAGGGGTAAAAGAAAATACGGCGCGTACCCTTGAATATGCCTATGCAGATTATTGTATTTCGGTATTGGCCGATTCCTTGGGTAAGTCCAAAAAGGTAAAGCAACTGTTTCAGAGCAGAGCACAGCATTATCGCTATGTTTTTGACCCCGAAACCAAGTGGATGCGGGGAAGAAATAAAGACGGAAACTTCCAATCTCCTTTCAACCCACTGAAATGGGGCGATGCCTTCACCGAAGGGAACAGCCTGCATTATACATGGTCGGTTTTTCATGATATCAATGGGCTGATCGATTTGATGGGAGGAGAAAAAGCCTTTATCAAAAAACTTGATGAGGTATTTGATATGCCTCCGCATTACGATGCGTCTTACTATGGATTCCCTATCCATGAGATCAGGGAAATGCAGATCGCCGATATGGGAAATTATGCCCACGGCAATCAACCTATTCAGCACATGCTTTACCTGTATAATTATGCCTCTAAGCCGTGGGAAACACAACAGAAGGTGCGTCAGGTGATGAAAAAGTTGTATCAACCAACGCCTGATGGGTATTGCGGAGACGAGGACAATGGACAAACCTCCGCCTGGTATGTCTTTTCAGCCATGGGCTTCTATCCTGTTTGTCCGGGTACCACCCAATATGTGGTCGGGAGTCCGCTTTTTGATAAAGTAACGCTCTACCTCGAAAATGGCAACACCTTCGAAATTGAAGCAAAAAATAATGCTGAAAATCATCCCTTTATTCAGCAGGCAAGACTTAATGGCAAAACCTATGAGCATCACTTCATTGAGCATGCTGATATTCAAAATGGTGGAAAGCTGGAGTTTTTGATGTCGGATCAACCTAATTATCAGCGCGGATTGAAGCCGGAGGATAAGCCTTTTTCTGTTAGTGGTCCTAAAAATGAACACCTGTAA
- a CDS encoding T9SS type A sorting domain-containing protein, whose amino-acid sequence MMMGYQGWFLCEGDGSSPNEWRHWSHRLEKPNGGNLYVDMWPDMSEYTTTYSTNLTLGGENAKVFSSHDYSTTKLHFEWMRDYNVNGVYLQRFLSEVKDGRFFNVRNDILSNVIQASKETNRKFALMYDITDCDNADIYERMVADWNHVKNNYNPFGQSSYAKQENKPVIAIWGFGFDDGHHEFTNQKIADLIDFFKAEGCYVVGGVHGDWLTGQGIASNHDDWGWVYEKLNMITPWSVGSYGSNRDVDVWQAKIIADQNWCHANNRNIEYMPVIWPGFSWSNRYPGKKLNQIPRHGGDFYWHQAYKAIEANVDFLYTAMFDELDEATAMFKMVSTKEQLPDEAENILITLNQDNEEIFYPSDWYLQLADQVQLMLDGSTGLKSTIPISPNVSSPFLSDCDQLGNWTSSGQLKINTNDKKQGSASLEFSGSATDEFRQAFNTGYSSGIQANNAQLRFWYYVNDVDQLLSDGQIEIGSARKADQNEYSWSFSNLSLKNGWNDIRLDISDASTTNGSADLNNINWFRIYANKKGNIISRIDAIQIVNKNSQASVLDPCDVISGWETSPNSIMHINAVDQREGQGCLQFDGVGTNEFSKAWSNPVNAAVTVQTGYLKFWYYINDVSKITGDNQIEIGSAGKADTKEFHWHLTDLNLINGWNKVILPLATAKVTNGEPDLTNINWFRIYTQKSGVVKTIIDHIRFDSNPSADNFRRLAPTNESDIKVYPNPVTDNHIAIEIPFNNKEEHAYVRIFDINGNEVFHQVLSDDFIGVVDIGHLSRPSIYFLIVEYGGKTFNRRILMR is encoded by the coding sequence ATGATGATGGGCTATCAGGGCTGGTTTCTCTGCGAAGGAGATGGCTCTTCTCCGAATGAGTGGCGGCATTGGTCGCACCGACTGGAGAAGCCTAATGGAGGGAATCTGTATGTTGATATGTGGCCCGATATGAGTGAATATACCACCACATACAGCACAAATCTGACATTGGGTGGAGAAAATGCGAAAGTGTTTTCTTCTCATGATTACAGCACAACCAAACTTCACTTTGAGTGGATGCGCGATTATAATGTGAATGGCGTATATCTTCAACGTTTTCTATCAGAGGTAAAAGATGGAAGATTCTTTAATGTTCGTAATGATATTTTATCAAATGTGATCCAAGCTTCCAAAGAAACTAACAGGAAGTTTGCGCTGATGTACGATATTACGGATTGTGATAATGCGGACATTTATGAGCGTATGGTCGCTGACTGGAACCATGTCAAAAATAATTATAACCCGTTCGGACAATCATCTTATGCAAAACAGGAGAACAAGCCTGTAATCGCTATTTGGGGTTTTGGCTTTGATGATGGTCACCATGAATTTACCAATCAAAAGATTGCTGATCTTATTGATTTTTTCAAAGCAGAAGGATGTTATGTGGTAGGTGGGGTACATGGTGATTGGCTTACAGGTCAGGGGATCGCAAGTAATCATGATGATTGGGGCTGGGTTTATGAAAAGCTGAATATGATTACCCCGTGGTCTGTTGGTTCTTATGGATCAAATAGGGATGTGGATGTTTGGCAGGCGAAAATTATTGCTGATCAGAATTGGTGCCATGCAAATAATAGAAACATTGAATACATGCCTGTTATATGGCCCGGATTTTCGTGGAGTAACCGCTATCCCGGCAAAAAACTTAATCAGATACCAAGGCACGGAGGAGATTTTTATTGGCATCAAGCATACAAAGCAATTGAGGCCAATGTCGATTTTTTGTACACCGCAATGTTCGATGAACTCGATGAAGCCACCGCAATGTTCAAAATGGTATCCACCAAGGAACAATTGCCTGATGAGGCTGAAAACATACTCATCACTTTAAATCAAGATAATGAAGAGATCTTTTACCCTTCCGACTGGTATTTACAATTAGCTGACCAAGTACAGTTGATGTTGGACGGATCAACAGGCTTAAAATCAACCATTCCTATTTCACCGAATGTTTCTTCTCCCTTTTTATCAGATTGCGATCAATTAGGCAATTGGACATCTTCAGGCCAATTAAAAATCAATACCAATGATAAAAAGCAAGGTAGTGCTTCTTTGGAGTTTTCTGGAAGCGCAACAGATGAATTTCGACAAGCTTTCAATACAGGTTATTCGTCGGGCATACAGGCGAACAATGCTCAACTGCGTTTTTGGTATTATGTAAATGATGTCGATCAATTGCTATCGGACGGCCAAATTGAAATTGGTAGCGCTCGGAAAGCAGATCAAAACGAATATTCGTGGTCCTTTTCAAACTTGAGTTTGAAAAATGGATGGAATGATATCCGATTGGATATATCTGATGCATCCACTACGAACGGCTCAGCAGATTTAAATAATATCAATTGGTTTAGGATTTACGCTAATAAAAAGGGAAATATTATAAGCCGAATCGATGCTATTCAAATAGTGAATAAAAACAGTCAGGCATCCGTTTTAGATCCATGTGATGTGATATCAGGTTGGGAGACTTCACCCAATAGCATCATGCATATTAACGCAGTGGACCAGAGAGAGGGGCAAGGGTGTCTTCAGTTTGATGGAGTAGGGACTAATGAATTCTCTAAAGCATGGAGTAATCCTGTGAACGCAGCAGTAACTGTTCAAACCGGCTATTTGAAGTTTTGGTACTACATCAATGACGTCAGTAAAATTACCGGAGACAATCAGATCGAAATTGGCAGTGCCGGAAAAGCAGATACTAAGGAATTTCATTGGCATTTGACGGATTTAAACTTGATAAATGGCTGGAATAAGGTAATTCTGCCATTGGCTACTGCGAAAGTAACTAATGGGGAGCCTGACCTTACAAATATCAACTGGTTTCGAATTTATACTCAGAAAAGCGGGGTTGTAAAAACTATTATAGACCATATCAGATTTGACTCAAATCCCTCTGCGGATAATTTTAGACGATTAGCACCAACTAATGAGTCGGATATTAAGGTTTACCCTAACCCTGTAACTGATAATCATATTGCTATTGAAATCCCTTTCAATAATAAGGAGGAACATGCTTATGTCAGAATATTTGATATCAATGGAAACGAGGTTTTTCATCAGGTCTTAAGTGATGATTTCATTGGGGTGGTGGATATTGGTCATCTATCCCGACCAAGTATTTATTTTTTAATCGTCGAATACGGGGGCAAGACTTTTAACCGTCGCATCTTAATGCGATAA
- the pafA gene encoding alkaline phosphatase PafA: MKQWMIIFLIALLHPISGHCQTKLKRPKLVIGIVVDQMRYDYLTRFYDHYQDEGGFKYLINNGINFTDMHYNYAPTTTGPGHATIWSGASPAFSGIANNHFYLREEGRKVYCVNDEQVNTIGQNNGSGKKSPHRMLVSNLGDELKLSNNHQSKVISVSLKDRSAILPAGYMADGAYWYDGGTGNFVSSSFYMDELPKWVKDYNRLKRSDELLKQPWELLLPSSAYSVSLSDDNPYEGTFYEEQKPTFPHDLPTISKKMRKDGRSAYYMLMHTPHGNTLVSEMAKQAIISEQMGKHDFTDLLAISYSSTDKIGHQFAPASMEIQDTYLRLDRELGGLLKFVDQEVGMQDVLIFLTADHAGAQNAMYMVDKKFHNAKYVQTGEMVSHLQQKLTAKYGEGKWVLDMEGEQIYLNRKLINEKGLELNAVQNYASQLILTQPSVQDAVSLNSLQSSSYENHYKELLANGAHPTRSGDVFIIFHTGVILGKGKTGTSHSMTYNYDTHVPLLMMGFGLPKGVEISDKTRITQIAPTISNKMKISAPSCAFSPVLPIHQLKETLTP; this comes from the coding sequence ATGAAACAGTGGATGATCATCTTCCTCATTGCTTTGCTCCATCCAATAAGTGGGCATTGCCAAACAAAGTTAAAACGCCCAAAATTGGTCATCGGAATTGTGGTCGATCAAATGCGTTATGATTATCTGACAAGGTTTTACGACCATTATCAGGATGAGGGTGGCTTTAAATATTTGATCAATAACGGGATCAATTTTACAGATATGCATTATAATTATGCGCCAACGACCACCGGCCCTGGGCATGCTACAATTTGGTCTGGCGCGAGTCCTGCTTTTTCGGGCATTGCCAACAATCATTTTTACCTAAGAGAGGAGGGGCGCAAGGTATATTGTGTGAATGACGAGCAGGTAAATACTATTGGCCAAAATAATGGTTCGGGTAAAAAATCACCCCATCGGATGCTGGTTTCCAATTTGGGAGATGAACTCAAACTGAGCAATAACCATCAATCGAAGGTCATCTCGGTCAGTCTGAAAGACCGCTCGGCTATTTTGCCGGCTGGATATATGGCTGATGGTGCGTATTGGTATGACGGTGGAACGGGAAATTTTGTCAGTTCTTCCTTCTATATGGATGAGCTCCCAAAGTGGGTAAAAGATTACAATCGCCTGAAGCGATCCGATGAATTGTTAAAACAACCCTGGGAACTCTTATTGCCTTCCTCGGCTTATTCGGTCTCCCTTTCAGATGATAATCCATACGAGGGGACGTTTTATGAGGAGCAAAAACCTACCTTCCCACATGATTTGCCAACGATCTCAAAAAAAATGCGGAAGGATGGGCGTTCAGCTTACTATATGCTGATGCACACCCCTCATGGTAATACCTTGGTTTCTGAAATGGCGAAGCAGGCCATCATTTCCGAGCAAATGGGCAAGCATGATTTCACCGATCTGCTGGCAATTTCTTATTCCTCAACGGATAAAATCGGACATCAATTTGCTCCGGCTTCCATGGAAATTCAGGATACTTACCTCCGGCTGGATCGTGAACTTGGCGGCCTGCTGAAATTCGTTGACCAGGAGGTTGGCATGCAGGATGTTTTGATCTTCCTGACCGCCGATCATGCGGGCGCTCAGAATGCCATGTATATGGTGGATAAAAAATTCCATAACGCCAAATATGTGCAGACTGGAGAGATGGTGAGTCATCTGCAACAAAAATTAACCGCCAAATATGGGGAAGGCAAATGGGTGCTCGATATGGAAGGGGAGCAAATTTACCTCAACAGAAAGCTGATCAATGAGAAAGGGCTTGAGCTGAATGCGGTTCAAAATTATGCCTCACAGCTCATCCTTACACAGCCGTCGGTACAGGATGCGGTGTCTCTGAATAGCTTGCAGTCTTCCTCTTATGAAAACCATTATAAGGAGCTGTTGGCCAATGGAGCACATCCGACCCGTTCGGGTGATGTTTTTATCATTTTTCACACGGGAGTAATTTTGGGCAAAGGAAAAACGGGAACATCTCATTCCATGACCTATAATTATGACACCCACGTGCCCCTGCTAATGATGGGTTTTGGCTTACCCAAAGGGGTGGAAATCAGTGATAAAACAAGGATCACTCAGATTGCCCCTACCATATCCAACAAAATGAAAATCAGCGCTCCTTCCTGTGCGTTTTCGCCTGTATTGCCTATTCATCAACTAAAAGAAACATTAACGCCATAA
- a CDS encoding metallophosphoesterase family protein: protein MKHHFLCYPILLLTLLACSKSEISRAVSTDRTALQTTIMEAHELLDNATEGTKEGYYEIGAKADLEEVVQSSEAVMSDVIAEQQAIDASTETLKKAVEVFKSRKIPEGTTPSNGKVRFVLQGDTQKIVNQAPDNYLKTMDAVLKDSKLGDVVCYLQMGDLTEDGQESNWKIVQQGWNKFDDFAPYVLNVGNNDLMNGGESKFNQYFPLSKFEKWDSFVSNYDQHTNVAHQFSAGGVKWLIISVRFERSNAVKQWTENLIKENPDKNVILIRHDANADGSDAVMSRKYDNVVLVCCGHTESSHQLQQHNSGSSLGWVKVCHHNKDRDDYFCILDIDVDAGEMSMRYYSPLKESYGDHLTHEVTGHYGKPVKWKGFEFVGKAN from the coding sequence ATGAAACATCATTTTTTATGTTACCCAATATTGTTGCTGACCTTGCTGGCATGTAGCAAGTCAGAAATAAGTCGTGCTGTCAGTACGGATCGGACGGCACTACAAACCACCATCATGGAGGCCCATGAATTATTGGATAATGCTACCGAAGGTACGAAAGAAGGCTATTATGAAATCGGTGCTAAAGCCGACTTGGAGGAGGTTGTCCAAAGCTCCGAGGCAGTAATGTCGGATGTGATAGCGGAACAGCAGGCCATTGACGCTTCTACGGAAACGCTGAAAAAAGCGGTTGAGGTGTTTAAAAGCCGAAAGATCCCTGAAGGCACGACGCCATCCAACGGGAAAGTGCGCTTTGTTTTGCAGGGAGATACGCAGAAAATTGTTAATCAGGCGCCTGACAATTACCTGAAAACCATGGATGCTGTGCTCAAGGACAGCAAACTCGGAGATGTGGTTTGCTATCTGCAGATGGGAGACCTTACGGAAGATGGGCAGGAAAGCAACTGGAAGATTGTACAACAAGGGTGGAACAAGTTTGATGATTTTGCCCCCTATGTGCTGAACGTTGGCAATAATGATTTGATGAATGGTGGCGAAAGCAAATTCAATCAATATTTTCCGTTGAGTAAATTTGAAAAATGGGACTCTTTCGTCAGTAATTATGATCAACACACCAATGTTGCGCATCAGTTTTCAGCAGGAGGAGTAAAGTGGTTGATTATCTCAGTGCGTTTCGAGCGAAGCAATGCCGTTAAGCAATGGACTGAGAACTTAATTAAAGAAAATCCCGATAAAAACGTCATCCTTATTCGCCACGATGCCAATGCAGACGGCAGTGATGCCGTAATGAGCCGAAAGTACGACAATGTGGTTTTGGTTTGTTGTGGACACACCGAATCGAGTCATCAACTGCAACAACATAATTCAGGTTCGTCCTTAGGCTGGGTTAAAGTCTGTCATCACAATAAAGACCGAGACGATTATTTTTGTATCCTCGATATTGACGTAGATGCAGGAGAAATGTCCATGAGATATTACTCTCCACTAAAGGAAAGCTACGGAGATCACCTGACGCATGAGGTTACGGGTCATTATGGAAAGCCCGTCAAGTGGAAAGGATTTGAGTTTGTAGGAAAGGCGAATTAA
- a CDS encoding IS3 family transposase, which produces MRVAKPTVPLKAITAQVGLSRDAYYKHQKRTDKKVVINQKVMDMVNEFRKKYARQGTEKMYLTLKPKLVEQQIKMGRCKLHELLKANDALVRWRRSGARTTNSNHRYDLFPNLLSDKANTPTGPNQVIQSDITYVPCHGGDFAYLSLVTDAWSKKILGWNLSKSLNASGAISALKMAIRASDGKLEGAIHHSDRGVQYCCNKYRSILKDNGLKVSLTEKYDPYENALAERVNNTIKNEYLKAYYFQFSVAARDVKNAIDDYNNHRMHRGLGFLSPCHAHEYGIKLERPSYEKILIIRASISPSS; this is translated from the coding sequence ATGCGTGTAGCAAAGCCTACGGTACCTTTAAAAGCTATTACTGCTCAGGTCGGACTTAGCCGAGACGCCTACTACAAGCATCAAAAGAGAACAGATAAAAAAGTGGTTATCAATCAAAAGGTGATGGATATGGTTAATGAGTTCAGAAAGAAATATGCACGACAAGGAACGGAAAAGATGTACCTTACTCTAAAGCCCAAACTTGTGGAGCAACAGATAAAAATGGGCAGATGTAAATTACATGAATTATTAAAAGCAAATGATGCATTGGTTCGGTGGCGACGCAGTGGAGCAAGAACCACTAATTCCAACCACAGATATGATTTGTTCCCTAATTTATTGTCAGACAAAGCCAACACCCCTACTGGCCCGAATCAGGTAATTCAGTCAGATATAACCTATGTACCATGCCATGGAGGCGATTTTGCCTACTTATCCCTGGTCACAGATGCTTGGTCAAAAAAAATATTGGGATGGAATTTATCTAAATCTCTCAATGCGAGTGGAGCTATTTCGGCGCTAAAAATGGCAATTCGGGCATCAGATGGAAAACTCGAAGGAGCCATTCATCATTCCGACCGTGGCGTCCAGTACTGTTGTAACAAATACCGATCAATTCTGAAAGATAATGGCCTGAAGGTATCATTAACAGAGAAATACGATCCCTACGAAAATGCCTTAGCCGAAAGAGTGAATAACACGATCAAAAATGAATATTTAAAGGCATATTACTTTCAGTTTAGCGTTGCTGCAAGAGATGTTAAAAATGCAATTGATGATTACAATAATCACCGAATGCACCGAGGATTAGGCTTTTTAAGTCCCTGCCATGCCCATGAATATGGGATAAAATTGGAACGTCCAAGCTATGAGAAAATACTAATAATCAGGGCTTCCATTTCCCCTTCATCCTAA